Proteins encoded in a region of the Streptomyces sp. NBC_01298 genome:
- a CDS encoding helix-turn-helix domain-containing protein, producing the protein MGQRPNDLTPHASPQHYLGAEMRAWRTQRGLSLGKLSRSILFNTSYMARVERGGQAASADLVRAYDDALGASGSLVRLHASILEGVSLDALPQGDVANRGPHVANDLVALAEEPEIQAPSEEGMSVPVRSDDGRIIFVSLSRRALIGALGAGAAIAATSDLSSAAIPAPRSDLIASGADPIELLQATRRVLIDNDNLFGPHRVIPTVQQQIAAIKELRADRRGTDRRQLLQLQTQYSELCGWLYQDLGDFRAAQHWMREALEASHMAGDDELTTYILARRSQLAGDMNDPIEAVDVAEAAEDRAAPRSRLAAVAATYGAHGHALRNDQLMAQRAYEHARELHASMDPDPSSPWGVWLDGAYIDVQRAHSLAALGDHRGAAAGFRNAISRLPAGYHRDRGVYLGREAVSLARAGEAEQAASIGLQALAVAKDTGSDRITRELAQLDGELDQWRTVPGVSDFKDALTEAVLRQA; encoded by the coding sequence GTGGGGCAGCGACCGAACGACCTGACACCGCATGCAAGCCCTCAGCACTACCTCGGCGCCGAGATGCGCGCCTGGCGCACACAGCGGGGCTTATCGCTGGGCAAGCTCAGCCGATCGATCCTGTTCAACACCAGCTACATGGCCCGCGTTGAGCGCGGCGGCCAGGCCGCATCAGCCGATCTGGTCCGCGCATACGACGATGCCCTCGGCGCGAGCGGCTCGCTCGTCCGGCTCCACGCATCGATCCTCGAAGGGGTCAGCCTTGACGCCCTCCCCCAGGGGGATGTGGCTAATCGAGGGCCCCATGTGGCCAACGACCTTGTGGCCCTGGCTGAGGAACCAGAGATTCAGGCACCGTCTGAGGAGGGGATGTCCGTCCCCGTACGTTCCGATGACGGAAGGATCATCTTCGTGTCCCTGTCCCGAAGGGCTCTGATCGGTGCACTTGGCGCTGGTGCCGCCATCGCTGCAACCTCCGACCTCTCATCGGCAGCGATTCCTGCCCCACGATCCGATCTCATCGCCTCCGGGGCCGACCCGATCGAGCTTCTCCAAGCAACCCGACGCGTGCTGATCGACAACGACAACCTGTTCGGTCCCCATCGGGTGATACCGACGGTCCAGCAGCAGATCGCCGCCATCAAGGAACTGCGCGCGGATCGCCGCGGAACCGATCGCCGACAGCTGCTCCAGCTGCAGACCCAGTACTCCGAGCTGTGCGGCTGGCTCTATCAGGACCTCGGGGACTTCCGTGCCGCCCAACACTGGATGCGTGAGGCTCTGGAGGCCTCCCACATGGCCGGTGACGACGAACTGACCACGTACATCCTGGCGCGGCGCAGCCAGCTCGCCGGCGACATGAACGACCCGATCGAGGCGGTGGACGTCGCCGAAGCCGCGGAGGACCGAGCCGCGCCGAGGAGTCGCCTGGCCGCAGTGGCGGCTACGTACGGGGCCCACGGCCACGCGCTGCGGAACGACCAGCTCATGGCCCAGCGGGCGTACGAGCACGCACGGGAACTGCACGCCAGCATGGACCCGGATCCCAGCTCCCCCTGGGGGGTCTGGCTCGATGGCGCGTACATCGACGTTCAGCGAGCACACAGTCTCGCGGCTCTCGGGGACCACCGCGGAGCGGCTGCAGGCTTCCGGAATGCCATCAGCAGACTGCCCGCCGGCTACCACCGCGACCGCGGGGTCTACCTGGGGCGGGAGGCTGTTTCCCTGGCGCGCGCGGGCGAGGCCGAGCAGGCAGCCTCCATCGGACTTCAGGCACTGGCCGTTGCGAAGGACACCGGTTCCGACCGCATCACGCGCGAGCTGGCCCAGCTCGATGGAGAACTTGATCAGTGGCGTACGGTCCCTGGCGTGAGCGACTTCAAGGATGCTCTGACCGAGGCAGTACTGCGCCAGGCCTGA
- a CDS encoding RibD family protein produces the protein MPRPYVLLSVATSVDGYIDDTSTSRLLLSNSEDFDRVDQVRAESDAILIGAGTMRSDNPRLLVNSDERRAARVAAGKPAYPLKVTISASGDLEADLKFWHHGGEKLAYTTDAGEEKLRERLAGLADVVSTGPAIDFGVLLDDLGARGIERLMVEGGGQIHTAFLSQGLADEIHLAIAPLVVGDPGAPRFLNPASYPGGSTRRMHLAEASTIGDVVLLRYLPKQEGSA, from the coding sequence ATGCCCCGCCCCTACGTTCTGCTGAGCGTGGCCACATCCGTGGATGGCTACATCGATGACACCAGCACCTCGCGTCTTCTGCTGAGCAACAGCGAGGACTTCGACCGGGTAGACCAGGTGCGTGCCGAATCCGACGCCATCCTGATCGGCGCCGGCACGATGCGGTCGGACAACCCCCGGCTGCTGGTGAACAGCGACGAGCGGCGCGCGGCCCGGGTGGCCGCAGGAAAGCCTGCCTACCCGCTCAAGGTCACCATCTCCGCGAGCGGAGACCTGGAGGCCGACCTGAAGTTCTGGCACCACGGCGGAGAGAAGCTCGCCTACACCACGGACGCGGGCGAGGAGAAGCTCCGCGAGCGGCTGGCCGGCCTGGCGGACGTGGTCTCCACGGGCCCGGCCATCGACTTCGGCGTCCTGCTGGACGACCTCGGAGCCCGCGGCATAGAGCGGCTGATGGTGGAAGGCGGCGGACAGATCCACACGGCTTTCCTCTCCCAGGGCCTGGCGGACGAGATCCACCTCGCCATCGCCCCTCTGGTCGTCGGCGACCCGGGCGCCCCCCGCTTCCTGAACCCCGCCAGCTACCCCGGCGGCTCCACTCGCCGCATGCACCTCGCCGAGGCAAGCACCATCGGCGACGTGGTCCTTCTCCGCTACCTGCCCAAGCAGGAGGGTTCCGCATGA
- a CDS encoding deaminase: protein MTHADDVTWMERAIELSRKCPPADGAFSVGAIIVRADGEELAHGYSRETDAHVHAEESALAKLPADDPRLAGATLYSTLEPCSERRSRPLTCTQLILRSPIRRVVIAWREPSLLVADCVGVETLRAEATEVVEVTELAYQARAVNAHLLA from the coding sequence ATGACGCACGCCGACGATGTGACGTGGATGGAGCGGGCCATCGAACTCTCCCGCAAGTGCCCGCCGGCAGACGGGGCCTTCTCCGTCGGCGCCATCATCGTGCGCGCCGACGGCGAGGAACTCGCCCACGGCTACTCCCGCGAGACGGACGCCCACGTCCACGCCGAAGAATCCGCCCTGGCCAAGCTCCCAGCGGACGACCCCCGCCTGGCTGGCGCCACGCTCTACAGCACGCTGGAACCCTGCTCTGAGCGCAGGTCCCGCCCCCTCACCTGCACCCAGCTCATCCTCCGCTCCCCCATCCGCCGCGTGGTCATCGCCTGGCGAGAGCCGAGCCTCCTGGTGGCTGACTGCGTGGGAGTGGAGACCCTCCGAGCAGAGGCCACCGAGGTAGTTGAAGTCACCGAGCTGGCCTATCAGGCACGCGCGGTGAATGCCCACCTGCTGGCATGA
- a CDS encoding type ISP restriction/modification enzyme: MVAYVNDGLHGKPKKSVPDLVLRFGQDISAKLQGAGGKDSGREDALTAPTEQLLRGMASRQNVGLIAHGQHKIKKLNARPDFAISVGGKVIGHVELKAPGKGVDPTKWATSSHDHEQWTKIKVLPNLLYTDGYDWALYRGGVQIGAAARLVGDFDRGSGSFTPADDRFEQLIALFLGWVPAKPSSLSDLVKRVAGLCALLRDEVRERLAREARGETTQAFTVLAENWRDLLFPDATPESFADQYAQTLTFALLLARIEGIDLEDLPLAEAARKLGKSHSLMGKALAVLTDDALDDLRGVVGIMVQVISKVDSDLFKDDSGDAYLHFYEGFLSAYDPQLRQKTGTYYTPNEIVSFMVDFTDKILRERLGQSKGFGSEDVTVVDPATGTGTFLINVINRVAKDIEREYDSGLKPGLLRKLAGRLIGFEKQTGPYAVAELRLSHAFKAHQTEVADNAIRLHVADTLDDPAVEQHLGFIYDAIAQHRRAANKIKAEEKVMVVIGNPPYLKGAKAAGQGKWISEGGGNNLPPILNRFRAPDIGRTGYALDNLYVYFWAWATWKVFDQVMATTGEPNAPSGVIAFITNAGFLDSKGAAGMRRYLRKSADEGWIIGLTPEGPYSKARTRVFPLVKREVCIAIFVRRGDPDPDTPAVVRRLDAPQGHRDEKFAWLGDLGLDGHEDGSPWQTCSDALTDPFQPAASEDWSNMPSLDELLPWASSGNKNNRSWPVSPSEEILNKRWKMLIKAPKNRKAALMKSTGDRHPDKLEQPLPGGEWQGILAEEKNEIPQVERYGRMTFDRQYLVADRRVIDRPRPSLFFVQSNRQVFLSELHTESGRPGPAVSFTNLIPDMHHFKGTEGGRVMPLYRDPLSQQPNVTPSLVATLSSVLGVSVTPEDLLAYIAGSASHSGYTERYQQQLSARGVHIPLTRNPALWQEVVEIGKRVIWLHTYGERYVDAKAGRPRAEPRLPEGQRPKNPEAIGESPHGFPESLTYDANNQALVLGGGTITPVAPEVWEYRIGGVQVVRKWFGFRKLNPDVERQTPLNDVVPQEWPADYTIELLNLLNVLGLLAALEPEQARLLRAIAEGPLIGVDELTQRSVLPIPESAKKEPKVPRVPHPKPGDGHQETIDFL; this comes from the coding sequence ATGGTGGCGTACGTGAACGACGGTCTACACGGAAAGCCAAAGAAGTCGGTGCCCGACCTTGTCTTAAGGTTCGGGCAAGACATCTCGGCCAAGCTCCAGGGTGCGGGGGGCAAAGACAGCGGCAGGGAAGACGCACTGACAGCCCCGACCGAGCAACTACTTAGGGGAATGGCCAGCCGCCAGAACGTCGGCCTTATCGCTCACGGTCAACACAAAATCAAGAAGCTAAACGCCCGTCCCGACTTCGCTATCAGCGTGGGCGGAAAGGTCATCGGGCACGTCGAGCTGAAAGCGCCGGGCAAAGGCGTCGACCCGACGAAATGGGCGACTAGTAGCCACGACCACGAACAGTGGACCAAGATCAAGGTGTTACCTAACCTTCTCTACACCGATGGCTACGACTGGGCGCTGTACCGAGGGGGCGTCCAGATCGGCGCCGCAGCTCGACTCGTTGGTGACTTCGATCGCGGCTCAGGCAGTTTCACACCGGCAGACGACCGATTCGAGCAGCTGATAGCCCTCTTCCTCGGATGGGTTCCGGCCAAGCCGAGCAGTCTCAGCGACTTGGTGAAGCGGGTCGCCGGGTTGTGTGCACTGTTGCGAGATGAGGTTCGCGAGCGCCTCGCTCGCGAAGCTCGGGGAGAGACGACCCAAGCCTTCACAGTGCTGGCGGAGAACTGGCGAGACTTACTATTCCCTGACGCGACTCCGGAGTCATTTGCCGACCAGTACGCGCAGACGCTCACCTTCGCCTTACTCCTGGCCAGGATTGAGGGCATTGACCTGGAAGACTTGCCGCTAGCAGAAGCAGCAAGGAAACTCGGCAAGAGCCATTCACTGATGGGCAAGGCTCTGGCCGTCCTTACGGACGACGCTTTGGACGATCTGCGCGGCGTAGTCGGAATCATGGTCCAGGTCATATCCAAGGTCGACTCGGACCTATTCAAGGACGATAGCGGCGACGCATATCTGCATTTCTACGAGGGTTTCCTGAGCGCTTACGACCCACAGCTGCGCCAGAAAACCGGCACATACTACACGCCGAATGAAATCGTAAGCTTTATGGTCGATTTCACCGACAAGATATTGCGAGAGCGGCTCGGACAGAGCAAGGGATTCGGCAGCGAAGATGTAACCGTAGTCGACCCTGCCACTGGAACCGGAACCTTCCTCATCAATGTGATCAACCGCGTTGCCAAGGACATCGAGCGCGAGTATGACAGCGGACTCAAGCCAGGCCTCCTTCGTAAGCTCGCCGGCCGCCTTATAGGATTTGAGAAGCAAACCGGCCCTTACGCAGTCGCCGAGCTGCGCCTCAGCCACGCCTTCAAGGCACATCAAACCGAGGTCGCCGATAATGCAATTAGGCTGCACGTAGCGGACACTCTCGACGATCCAGCCGTCGAGCAGCACCTCGGCTTCATCTATGACGCTATCGCCCAGCACCGAAGGGCAGCCAATAAGATCAAGGCCGAGGAAAAGGTCATGGTTGTGATCGGCAACCCTCCGTACCTCAAGGGCGCTAAGGCCGCAGGCCAAGGCAAGTGGATATCGGAGGGAGGTGGAAATAATCTCCCACCCATCCTGAACCGCTTTCGCGCACCCGACATCGGTAGAACCGGGTACGCCTTGGACAACCTCTATGTCTACTTCTGGGCCTGGGCCACCTGGAAGGTATTTGATCAGGTGATGGCCACTACGGGCGAGCCCAATGCCCCCTCGGGCGTCATTGCTTTCATTACGAATGCAGGATTCCTCGACAGCAAGGGCGCTGCGGGGATGCGTCGCTACCTCAGAAAGTCGGCGGACGAGGGCTGGATCATCGGTCTAACACCGGAGGGTCCGTATTCGAAGGCCCGGACCCGAGTCTTCCCACTCGTTAAACGAGAGGTGTGCATTGCGATCTTTGTCCGCCGAGGAGATCCGGACCCCGACACCCCTGCAGTAGTGCGCAGGCTCGATGCCCCTCAAGGTCACCGCGACGAAAAATTCGCTTGGCTCGGCGACCTCGGACTGGATGGCCACGAGGATGGTTCGCCCTGGCAGACGTGTTCGGATGCCCTTACGGATCCATTCCAGCCTGCAGCCAGCGAGGACTGGTCGAACATGCCCTCTCTGGATGAATTGCTTCCGTGGGCATCGTCCGGGAACAAGAACAACCGGAGTTGGCCGGTCTCTCCGAGCGAGGAAATACTGAACAAGCGCTGGAAGATGCTCATCAAGGCACCCAAGAACCGTAAGGCTGCCTTGATGAAGAGCACCGGGGATCGCCATCCGGACAAGCTAGAGCAGCCCTTGCCGGGAGGTGAATGGCAGGGAATTCTAGCCGAAGAGAAAAACGAAATCCCGCAGGTGGAACGCTACGGGCGGATGACCTTCGACCGGCAGTACCTAGTCGCCGACCGCCGGGTTATCGACCGCCCCCGCCCCTCACTCTTCTTCGTCCAGAGCAATCGACAGGTATTCCTTTCCGAGCTCCATACAGAATCGGGGCGCCCTGGGCCGGCGGTTAGCTTCACGAACCTCATTCCGGACATGCATCATTTCAAGGGCACCGAGGGTGGGCGCGTGATGCCACTGTATCGCGACCCGCTAAGTCAGCAGCCGAACGTCACGCCTAGCCTGGTGGCTACGCTCTCCAGCGTTCTGGGGGTTTCGGTCACCCCTGAGGATCTTCTGGCATACATCGCCGGGAGCGCAAGTCACTCTGGCTACACCGAGCGGTACCAGCAGCAGCTGAGCGCCCGCGGAGTTCATATACCTCTCACCAGAAACCCAGCGCTGTGGCAGGAAGTCGTCGAGATCGGCAAGAGGGTTATATGGCTGCACACTTATGGTGAGCGATATGTGGACGCTAAAGCAGGGCGACCGCGTGCAGAGCCACGCCTCCCAGAAGGACAAAGGCCTAAGAATCCCGAGGCAATTGGTGAGAGCCCTCACGGATTCCCCGAGTCTTTGACCTACGACGCCAATAACCAGGCACTCGTGCTTGGCGGAGGCACAATCACGCCCGTCGCACCTGAGGTCTGGGAGTACAGAATTGGGGGCGTCCAAGTCGTTCGAAAATGGTTTGGCTTTCGCAAGCTTAATCCCGATGTCGAGCGCCAGACGCCATTGAATGACGTGGTGCCGCAAGAATGGCCTGCAGACTACACGATTGAACTCTTGAACCTTTTGAATGTTCTCGGCCTCCTAGCCGCTTTGGAACCTGAGCAAGCGCGCCTGCTAAGGGCCATCGCGGAGGGGCCGTTGATCGGAGTGGATGAGTTGACACAGCGCTCGGTCCTCCCTATTCCTGAATCGGCGAAGAAGGAGCCAAAGGTGCCGAGAGTGCCGCACCCCAAGCCCGGCGACGGCCACCAGGAAACGATCGACTTCTTGTAA
- a CDS encoding NYN domain-containing protein, with protein sequence MSLVQAGQYGEVLAEELISRIGMRIEGDRQVDRLTALVRAGVLVPEIRDDFDRLRRDRNKAAHSHLFDTARALAAVRVCYEPGLWFHDAIEGRRTVEERLEQARIDPGDLTAVLMIGGSSQIPAVGPATPFQRPDRSQLDGEVEVFGDGAVPPEIHKELDRLLALRPTGRTAPEPTHPQQAPVTKAQPDRNPFAVQSPTPGPAPRARTGLGGAPSAAPLVVDGSNLAWNGRPPRGAGGKPSFAALRAAIKSLRFNHRDRDMHVVVDATLRHDVSEAARPQVEAAIAAGTVVQPPAGTEGVGDALVISIAEEVAGVIVSNDNFGPFQKANPWRRAPGRVLGATQSQGIWVFTSRRPNLASPGAHRRWRPNRGPHPPCIALGGSGRVAVRRTGDRYGGDRSHEGGDP encoded by the coding sequence TTGTCCCTGGTTCAGGCCGGCCAGTACGGCGAGGTCCTCGCTGAGGAGCTGATCAGCCGGATCGGCATGCGGATCGAGGGCGACCGACAGGTCGACCGCCTGACCGCGCTGGTCCGTGCCGGAGTCCTCGTCCCCGAAATCCGTGACGACTTCGACCGCTTGCGGCGCGACCGGAACAAGGCCGCGCACAGCCACCTGTTCGATACGGCGCGGGCCCTGGCCGCCGTACGTGTCTGCTACGAACCCGGCCTCTGGTTCCACGACGCCATCGAGGGCCGGCGGACAGTCGAGGAGCGCCTCGAGCAGGCCCGGATCGATCCCGGTGACCTCACTGCCGTGCTGATGATCGGAGGCAGCAGCCAGATCCCCGCCGTGGGCCCCGCGACGCCGTTTCAGCGCCCTGATCGATCGCAACTCGACGGCGAGGTCGAGGTGTTCGGGGACGGGGCCGTTCCCCCGGAAATCCACAAGGAACTCGACCGCCTGCTCGCTCTGCGCCCCACGGGCCGAACCGCACCCGAACCGACGCACCCGCAGCAGGCCCCCGTCACGAAGGCACAGCCCGACCGCAATCCCTTCGCCGTGCAGTCACCCACTCCCGGGCCCGCGCCAAGGGCCAGGACAGGGCTGGGGGGCGCGCCATCGGCCGCACCCCTGGTCGTGGACGGCTCGAACCTGGCGTGGAACGGACGCCCTCCGCGTGGAGCGGGAGGAAAGCCGAGCTTCGCCGCGCTGCGGGCGGCCATCAAGTCCCTGAGGTTCAACCACCGCGATCGGGACATGCATGTCGTCGTCGATGCCACCCTCCGCCACGACGTGTCCGAGGCCGCGCGGCCCCAGGTCGAGGCGGCCATCGCCGCCGGCACCGTCGTCCAGCCCCCGGCCGGGACCGAGGGCGTAGGCGACGCCCTGGTGATCAGCATCGCCGAGGAGGTGGCCGGTGTGATCGTGTCGAACGACAACTTCGGCCCCTTCCAGAAGGCGAACCCTTGGCGACGGGCACCCGGCCGCGTGCTGGGCGCCACCCAGTCACAGGGCATCTGGGTCTTCACCTCGCGACGGCCCAACCTCGCGTCCCCCGGCGCGCATCGCCGGTGGCGTCCAAACCGCGGCCCGCACCCGCCCTGTATCGCACTGGGCGGATCGGGCCGAGTCGCTGTCCGGCGAACCGGAGATCGCTACGGTGGTGACCGTTCGCATGAGGGAGGGGACCCATGA
- a CDS encoding DUF262 domain-containing protein — MKADTVDLRRIFGRDVRYTVPLFQRPYVWDRDDNWAALWEDIRRTVERSEQAAQAGEAVAPHFLGAVVFDEAPHMSSDLETRQVIDGQQRLTTLQLFLFAARLSATSRDHEKSVRLLSKFLENDEDLFDRARHPDHLYKVWPTNADRAEFRSVMLGKGGTGRLISAVGYFQQEIDKWLAEAPEPQERLGALVQTMREHLRLVVIDLEEHDDAQVVFETLNSRGTPLEHADLVKNLLFRDAEHAGADIDRLYKTYWAPFDQAEWRTEQTTGRITRSRLDVFLTYWLTMRTQREFTSSALFKEFERWLRSASVPTEEVFAELTRYAEIYERLDQYPSHGVEGRFLYRMKVMQMSTPMPLLLFLYGLSDDVLSPERRRNAVRAIDSYLVRRAILNLSNRDYNHVFRELVAAAAQEPEHADEVIGKTLSAMRGQHRHWPSDAEFRTALEQDPLYARLYRHRVRILLEALEDELRTDHTEQLTAPVGDQLGAKLTIEHVMPQSWRENWPPLEGDPNEGADRDELVHTLGNLTLVTARLNPTLGNMAWDSKRQWLGEHSLLRLTHGTLLNPPPTSDISEWASSWDEHRIRDRGAHLASLALRIWPSAAELFAASVATGSADQ, encoded by the coding sequence ATGAAGGCTGACACGGTCGATCTTCGACGGATTTTCGGCAGGGACGTCCGGTATACGGTGCCGCTGTTCCAGCGTCCGTATGTCTGGGACAGGGACGACAACTGGGCCGCCCTGTGGGAGGACATCCGCCGCACGGTCGAGAGGTCCGAGCAGGCGGCGCAGGCCGGGGAGGCCGTCGCGCCGCACTTTCTCGGCGCCGTCGTCTTCGACGAGGCACCCCATATGTCATCGGACCTCGAGACCCGGCAGGTCATCGACGGGCAGCAGCGCCTGACGACGCTCCAGCTCTTCCTTTTCGCGGCGAGGCTGTCGGCGACTTCCCGGGACCACGAGAAGTCCGTACGGCTGCTCAGCAAGTTCCTGGAGAACGACGAGGACCTGTTCGACCGTGCCCGGCATCCCGACCACCTCTACAAGGTCTGGCCCACGAACGCCGACCGCGCGGAGTTCCGTTCCGTCATGCTCGGCAAGGGCGGGACCGGCCGGCTGATTTCGGCAGTCGGCTACTTCCAGCAGGAGATCGACAAGTGGCTGGCGGAGGCACCCGAACCGCAGGAGCGGCTCGGGGCGCTGGTCCAGACGATGCGGGAGCATCTGCGACTGGTCGTCATCGACCTGGAGGAGCACGACGACGCGCAGGTCGTCTTCGAGACCCTCAACAGCCGTGGCACGCCGCTGGAACACGCGGACCTGGTCAAGAACCTGCTCTTCCGGGACGCCGAACACGCCGGTGCGGACATCGACCGCCTCTACAAGACCTACTGGGCTCCCTTCGACCAGGCTGAGTGGCGGACCGAGCAGACAACCGGCCGCATCACGCGAAGCCGCCTCGACGTGTTCCTGACCTATTGGCTCACGATGCGCACCCAGCGCGAATTCACCTCTTCGGCGCTGTTCAAGGAGTTCGAGCGCTGGCTGCGCTCCGCCTCCGTTCCCACCGAGGAGGTATTCGCGGAACTGACGCGGTACGCCGAGATCTACGAACGCCTCGACCAGTATCCGTCGCACGGCGTCGAGGGCCGGTTCCTGTACCGGATGAAGGTCATGCAGATGTCTACGCCGATGCCGCTGCTGCTCTTCCTCTACGGCCTGAGCGACGACGTGCTGTCGCCCGAGCGCCGTCGCAACGCCGTCCGCGCCATCGACAGCTATCTGGTGAGACGGGCGATCCTCAACCTCAGCAACCGCGACTACAACCACGTCTTCCGCGAGCTCGTGGCCGCGGCGGCGCAGGAGCCCGAGCACGCGGACGAAGTCATCGGCAAGACCCTTTCGGCGATGCGTGGCCAGCACCGGCACTGGCCGTCCGACGCCGAGTTCCGCACGGCGCTGGAGCAGGACCCCCTGTACGCCCGTCTCTACCGCCATCGCGTCCGCATCCTCCTGGAGGCGCTGGAGGACGAGCTGCGTACCGACCACACGGAGCAGCTCACCGCCCCTGTCGGCGATCAGCTCGGTGCGAAGCTGACGATCGAGCACGTCATGCCGCAGAGCTGGCGCGAGAATTGGCCTCCGCTTGAGGGTGATCCAAACGAAGGGGCAGACCGTGACGAGCTGGTTCACACCCTCGGCAATCTGACCCTGGTCACGGCCCGCCTCAATCCCACCCTCGGCAACATGGCGTGGGACAGCAAGCGCCAGTGGCTCGGTGAGCACAGCCTCCTGCGACTCACCCACGGCACGCTGCTCAATCCCCCACCCACCTCCGACATCAGCGAATGGGCTTCGTCATGGGACGAGCACCGTATCCGTGACCGGGGTGCCCATCTCGCCTCGCTTGCCTTGCGCATCTGGCCTTCGGCGGCCGAGCTGTTCGCCGCATCCGTCGCCACGGGAAGCGCCGACCAATGA
- a CDS encoding XdhC family protein yields MRDLVETARRWVAEGRVGFLARPVTEQGFGPRDPAGAVLVDVGGECVGALYRGVFDAELVAEAASMGGGETARVCEVSVGAGEAVEAKLTCGGQAEVLLQPLAAIPGEWWELLGQGVGVALVTQLNERADQAVSGVVRGADQPSGDAERRAGELLRTRRPGRDALYAGSGLVLVEAYPSAPYVVIGGGGELAEVIEAQARLLGWEVSVVTDVGGAEKLLGARRDAACLAMLSHDPEFDVPTLRTALALGVPYVGALGSRKTTARRREGLLAAGVGEDLLRTVHGPIGLDLGGQTPAETALAICAEILAVLGGREVRGVRDADGPLKG; encoded by the coding sequence ATGCGTGACTTGGTGGAGACGGCGCGGCGGTGGGTGGCCGAGGGGCGGGTCGGGTTTCTGGCGCGGCCCGTGACCGAGCAGGGCTTCGGGCCCCGGGATCCCGCCGGAGCGGTGCTCGTGGATGTGGGTGGTGAGTGTGTCGGGGCCCTGTACCGGGGGGTGTTCGATGCCGAGCTCGTGGCGGAGGCCGCCTCCATGGGGGGCGGGGAGACCGCTCGGGTGTGTGAGGTTTCCGTGGGGGCCGGGGAAGCCGTTGAGGCCAAGCTGACGTGTGGCGGGCAGGCCGAGGTGCTGTTGCAGCCGCTGGCGGCGATTCCCGGTGAGTGGTGGGAGCTGCTCGGGCAGGGGGTCGGGGTCGCGCTCGTGACCCAGTTGAACGAGCGGGCGGATCAGGCTGTGAGTGGTGTCGTGCGGGGGGCCGATCAGCCTTCCGGTGACGCCGAGCGGCGGGCCGGGGAGCTGCTGCGGACGCGGCGGCCCGGGCGGGACGCGTTGTACGCGGGCTCCGGGCTGGTGCTCGTGGAGGCGTACCCGTCGGCTCCGTACGTGGTGATCGGCGGAGGCGGGGAGCTGGCCGAGGTCATCGAGGCCCAGGCCCGGCTGCTCGGGTGGGAGGTCAGTGTCGTCACCGATGTGGGTGGGGCCGAGAAGCTCCTCGGGGCGCGGCGGGACGCCGCCTGTCTGGCGATGCTGAGCCATGACCCGGAGTTCGACGTGCCGACGCTGCGGACCGCGCTCGCGCTGGGCGTCCCTTACGTCGGTGCGCTCGGCTCCCGCAAGACCACCGCGCGGCGCCGCGAGGGACTGCTCGCGGCGGGGGTGGGCGAGGACCTGCTGCGGACGGTGCACGGGCCGATCGGGCTGGATCTGGGCGGACAGACGCCGGCGGAGACGGCGCTGGCCATCTGTGCGGAGATCCTGGCGGTGCTCGGTGGTCGCGAGGTGCGCGGGGTGCGGGACGCGGACGGCCCCCTCAAGGGGTGA
- a CDS encoding DUF6479 family protein, giving the protein MDTTLIFLAVDRTLTNIAWFLVVGLIVVGFLLGGFLLGKRVRAQEPAPPSPESQPHLPEGGAVYEVSEEREYVDFPENGLRPHEMQGYGNFGSTTSLHPEEVRARREAEHRHVEGPGPHAQPGSPPNSGRGAHD; this is encoded by the coding sequence ATGGACACGACTCTGATCTTCCTCGCGGTGGACAGAACACTGACCAACATCGCGTGGTTCCTGGTCGTCGGGCTCATCGTGGTCGGCTTCCTGCTCGGCGGCTTCTTGCTGGGCAAGCGGGTCCGGGCACAGGAACCCGCACCCCCCTCTCCCGAGAGCCAGCCGCACCTGCCCGAGGGCGGTGCGGTGTACGAGGTCTCCGAGGAGCGGGAGTACGTGGATTTCCCCGAGAACGGGCTGCGCCCGCACGAGATGCAGGGGTACGGGAACTTCGGCTCCACCACCTCGCTCCATCCGGAGGAGGTCCGGGCCCGGCGTGAGGCGGAGCACCGGCACGTCGAGGGGCCGGGACCGCACGCCCAGCCCGGTTCCCCGCCGAACTCGGGCCGCGGTGCGCACGACTGA